Proteins encoded within one genomic window of Bradyrhizobium sp. CB1717:
- the rpoC gene encoding DNA-directed RNA polymerase subunit beta', with product MNQEIMNLFNPTTPAQVFDQIRISIASPEKILSWSYGEIKKPETINYRTFKPERDGLFCARIFGPIKDYECLCGKYKRMKYKGIICEKCSVEVTLSRVRRERMGHIELAAPVAHIWFLKSLPSRIGLLLDMTLKDLERILYFEYYVVLEPGLTALKDRQLLSEDEYLKAQDEYGQDSFTAMIGAEAIRELLKGMDLEKLEASLRIEMQETDSDIKHKKLAKRLKIVEAFRHSGNKPEWMIMTVVPVIPPDLRPLVPLDGGRFATSDLNDLYRRVINRNNRLKRLMELRAPDIIIRNEKRMLQEAVDALFDNGRRGRVITGANKRPLKSLADMLKGKQGRFRQNLLGKRVDYSGRSVIVVGPELRLHQCGLPKKMALELFKPFIYSRLDAKGLSTTVKQAKKLVEKERPEVWDILDEVIREHPVLLNRAPTLHRLGIQAFEPVLIEGKAIQLHPLVCSAFNADFDGDQMAVHVPLSLEAQLEARVLMMSTNNILHPANGQPIIVPSQDIVLGLYYVSIMREGLPGEGKVFGDMAELEHALHAKVIHLHTKIKYRWEGMDETGKVSKRWIETTAGRVMLGNLLPKNPRISYEIINKLMTKREISGVIDQVYRHCGQKETVIFCDRIMALGFYNAFKAGISFGKDDMVVPHGKWKIVDTTRTLAKDFEQQYNDGLITHGEKYNKVVDAWSKATEEIAKAMMKEISATKKTASGADADINSIYMMAHSGARGSPAQMRQLAGMRGLMAKPSGEIIETPIISNFKEGLSVLEYFNSTHGARKGLADTALKTANSGYLTRRLVDVAQDCIITQSDCGTKLGIKMRAIVDAGTVVASLGSRILGRTACEDIRDSSGKVIIKRDTLMEESHLDAIQQGGVQEVKIRSALTCELVNGICGKCYGRDLARGTPVNHGEAVGVIAAQSIGEPGTQLTMRTFHIGGAAQLNEQSFVEANFDGKIVIRNKAIARNSEGHLIAMVRNMVVAIVDADGTERATHRVQYGSRLHVDEGDMVKRGQRVVEWDPYTRPLLTEVEGTIGFEDLVEGQSISETLDEATGIAKRVVIDWRSTRGGSDLRPAIVVKGKDGKVLKLARGGDARYMLSVDAILSVDVGAKVNPGDILARVSTESAKTRDITGGLPRVAELFEARRPKDAAIIAEIAGTIRFGRDYKNKRRISIEPMDKTEEPREYLIPKGKHIHLQDGDVVEKGDFIVEGNPAPHDILAVKGIEELAAYLVNEIQEVYRLQGVLINDKHIEVIVRQMLQKVEVTDQGDTDMISGEQVDKIEFDALNEKAKEEGKKPATGTPVLLGITKASLQTRSFFSAASFQETTRVLTEAAVNGKIDPLEGLKENVIVGRLIPAGTGASMAKIREVAMKRDKLILDEREQQASVVPPAPEAELPALPPAE from the coding sequence ATGAACCAAGAAATTATGAATCTCTTCAACCCGACGACGCCGGCTCAGGTCTTTGACCAGATCCGGATCTCGATCGCGTCTCCAGAGAAGATTCTGTCCTGGTCCTACGGCGAGATCAAGAAGCCGGAGACCATCAACTACCGTACCTTCAAGCCCGAGCGCGACGGCCTGTTCTGCGCCCGCATCTTCGGGCCGATCAAGGACTATGAGTGCTTGTGCGGCAAGTACAAGCGCATGAAGTACAAGGGCATTATCTGCGAGAAGTGCTCGGTCGAGGTCACGCTGTCGCGCGTCCGGCGCGAGCGCATGGGCCACATCGAGCTCGCAGCCCCGGTCGCCCACATCTGGTTCCTGAAGTCGCTGCCCTCGCGCATCGGCCTTCTGCTGGACATGACGCTGAAGGATCTCGAGCGGATCCTCTACTTCGAATACTACGTCGTTCTCGAGCCGGGTCTCACCGCGCTCAAGGACCGTCAGCTGCTGTCTGAAGACGAGTATCTGAAGGCGCAGGACGAGTACGGCCAGGACAGCTTCACCGCCATGATCGGCGCCGAAGCGATCCGCGAGCTGCTCAAGGGCATGGACCTCGAGAAGCTCGAGGCCTCGCTGCGCATCGAGATGCAGGAGACCGACTCCGACATCAAGCACAAGAAGCTCGCCAAGCGCCTGAAGATCGTGGAAGCGTTCCGCCACTCCGGCAACAAGCCGGAATGGATGATCATGACCGTGGTTCCGGTGATCCCGCCGGACCTGCGTCCGCTGGTGCCCCTGGATGGCGGCCGCTTCGCGACCTCGGACCTCAACGACCTCTACCGCCGCGTCATCAACCGCAACAACCGCTTGAAGCGGCTGATGGAGCTGCGCGCGCCCGACATCATCATCCGCAACGAGAAGCGCATGCTTCAGGAAGCGGTCGATGCGCTGTTCGACAACGGCCGCCGCGGTCGCGTCATCACCGGCGCCAACAAGCGTCCGCTGAAGTCGCTTGCCGACATGCTCAAGGGCAAGCAGGGCCGCTTCCGCCAGAACCTGCTCGGCAAGCGCGTCGACTATTCGGGTCGTTCGGTGATCGTGGTCGGTCCCGAGCTGCGCCTGCATCAGTGTGGCCTGCCGAAGAAGATGGCGCTCGAGCTGTTCAAGCCGTTCATCTATTCGCGGCTTGACGCCAAGGGCCTGTCCACCACCGTGAAGCAGGCCAAGAAGCTGGTCGAGAAGGAGCGGCCCGAGGTCTGGGACATCCTGGACGAGGTCATCCGCGAGCATCCGGTGCTGCTCAACCGCGCGCCGACGCTGCATCGCCTCGGCATCCAGGCGTTCGAGCCCGTGCTGATCGAGGGTAAGGCGATCCAGCTTCACCCGCTGGTCTGCTCGGCGTTCAACGCCGACTTCGACGGCGACCAGATGGCCGTGCACGTCCCGCTGTCGCTCGAAGCGCAGCTGGAAGCGCGCGTCCTGATGATGTCGACCAACAACATCCTGCATCCGGCGAACGGCCAGCCGATCATCGTGCCGTCGCAGGACATCGTGCTCGGTCTCTACTACGTCTCGATCATGCGCGAAGGCCTGCCTGGCGAGGGCAAGGTGTTCGGCGACATGGCCGAGCTCGAGCATGCCCTGCACGCGAAGGTCATTCATCTCCACACCAAGATCAAGTACCGGTGGGAAGGCATGGACGAGACCGGCAAGGTCTCCAAGCGCTGGATCGAGACCACCGCCGGCCGCGTCATGCTCGGCAACCTGCTGCCGAAGAACCCGCGCATCTCGTACGAGATCATCAACAAGCTGATGACCAAGCGCGAGATCTCGGGCGTCATCGACCAGGTCTACCGTCACTGCGGACAGAAGGAGACGGTGATCTTCTGCGACCGCATCATGGCGCTCGGCTTCTACAACGCGTTCAAGGCCGGCATCTCGTTCGGCAAGGACGACATGGTCGTGCCGCACGGCAAGTGGAAGATCGTCGACACCACCCGTACGCTGGCGAAGGATTTCGAGCAGCAGTACAACGACGGTCTGATCACCCATGGCGAGAAGTACAACAAGGTCGTCGACGCCTGGTCGAAGGCCACGGAAGAAATCGCCAAGGCGATGATGAAGGAAATCTCCGCCACCAAGAAGACGGCGAGCGGAGCCGATGCCGACATCAACTCGATCTACATGATGGCCCACTCCGGTGCCCGCGGTTCGCCGGCCCAGATGCGCCAGCTCGCCGGCATGCGCGGCCTGATGGCCAAGCCGTCGGGTGAGATCATCGAGACGCCCATCATCTCGAACTTCAAGGAAGGCCTCTCGGTTCTCGAGTACTTCAACTCGACCCACGGCGCCCGCAAGGGTCTCGCGGACACGGCGTTGAAGACCGCGAACTCGGGCTACCTGACCCGTCGTCTGGTCGACGTCGCGCAGGACTGCATCATCACGCAGAGCGACTGCGGCACCAAGCTCGGCATCAAGATGCGCGCCATCGTCGATGCCGGCACCGTGGTTGCTTCGCTCGGCTCGCGCATCCTCGGACGCACGGCCTGCGAAGACATCCGTGACAGCTCGGGCAAGGTGATCATCAAGCGCGACACGCTGATGGAAGAGAGCCATCTGGACGCCATCCAGCAGGGTGGTGTGCAGGAGGTGAAGATCCGCTCGGCGCTGACCTGCGAGCTCGTCAACGGCATCTGCGGCAAGTGCTACGGCCGCGACCTCGCCCGCGGCACGCCGGTCAACCATGGCGAAGCGGTCGGCGTCATCGCGGCGCAGTCGATCGGTGAGCCGGGCACCCAGCTGACCATGCGCACCTTCCACATCGGCGGTGCGGCGCAGCTCAACGAGCAGTCCTTCGTCGAAGCCAACTTCGACGGCAAGATCGTGATCCGGAACAAGGCCATCGCCCGCAACAGCGAAGGTCACCTGATCGCGATGGTGCGCAACATGGTGGTGGCGATCGTCGATGCCGACGGCACCGAGCGTGCGACGCACCGCGTCCAGTACGGCTCGCGCCTGCACGTCGACGAAGGCGACATGGTCAAGCGCGGCCAGCGCGTCGTCGAGTGGGATCCCTACACCCGTCCGCTCCTCACCGAAGTCGAAGGTACCATCGGCTTCGAGGATCTGGTCGAGGGGCAGTCGATCTCGGAAACGCTCGACGAGGCCACCGGTATCGCCAAGCGCGTGGTCATCGACTGGCGCTCGACCCGCGGCGGCTCGGACCTGCGTCCGGCCATCGTGGTCAAGGGCAAGGACGGCAAGGTGCTCAAGCTCGCCCGTGGCGGCGATGCCCGCTACATGCTGTCGGTCGACGCCATTCTCTCGGTCGACGTCGGAGCCAAGGTCAATCCGGGTGACATCCTCGCCCGTGTCTCGACCGAAAGCGCCAAGACGCGTGACATCACCGGCGGTCTGCCGCGGGTGGCGGAACTGTTCGAGGCCCGGCGTCCGAAGGATGCGGCGATCATCGCCGAAATCGCGGGCACCATCCGGTTCGGACGCGACTACAAGAACAAGCGTCGCATCTCGATCGAGCCGATGGACAAGACCGAGGAGCCGCGCGAGTACCTGATCCCGAAGGGCAAACATATCCACCTTCAGGACGGCGACGTCGTCGAAAAGGGCGACTTCATCGTCGAAGGCAACCCGGCGCCGCACGACATTCTTGCGGTCAAGGGCATCGAGGAGCTCGCAGCCTACCTGGTCAACGAAATCCAGGAGGTCTACCGGCTCCAGGGTGTGCTCATCAACGACAAGCACATCGAGGTGATTGTCCGTCAGATGCTCCAGAAGGTGGAAGTCACCGACCAGGGCGACACGGACATGATCTCCGGCGAGCAGGTCGACAAGATCGAGTTCGACGCGCTGAACGAGAAGGCCAAGGAAGAGGGCAAGAAGCCCGCCACGGGAACGCCGGTTCTGCTCGGCATCACCAAGGCGAGCCTGCAGACCCGCTCGTTCTTCTCGGCGGCCTCGTTCCAGGAGACCACCCGCGTCCTCACCGAGGCGGCGGTCAACGGCAAGATCGATCCGCTCGAAGGCCTCAAGGAGAACGTCATCGTGGGCCGCCTGATCCCGGCGGGCACCGGCGCCTCCATGGCCAAGATCCGCGAAGTCGCGATGAAGCGCGACAAGCTGATCCTGGACGAGCGCGAGCAGCAGGCGTCCGTCGTGCCGCCGGCACCGGAAGCAGAGCTTCCTGCGCTACCGCCGGCGGAATGA
- the rplL gene encoding 50S ribosomal protein L7/L12, which produces MADLQKIVDDLSSLTVLEAAELAKLLEEKWGVSAAAAVAVAGPAGGGAAAAPAEEKTEFTVVLASAGEKKIEVIKEVRAITGLGLKEAKDLVEGAPKPLKEGVNKEEAEKIKAQIEKAGAKVELK; this is translated from the coding sequence ATGGCTGACTTGCAGAAGATCGTTGACGACCTCTCGAGCCTCACCGTGCTCGAAGCCGCTGAACTCGCGAAGCTCCTCGAAGAGAAGTGGGGCGTTTCGGCTGCCGCGGCTGTCGCCGTGGCCGGCCCGGCTGGTGGTGGCGCTGCCGCCGCTCCGGCTGAAGAGAAGACCGAGTTCACGGTCGTTCTCGCCTCCGCCGGCGAGAAGAAGATCGAGGTCATCAAGGAAGTCCGCGCCATCACCGGTCTCGGCCTCAAGGAAGCAAAGGACCTCGTCGAGGGTGCTCCGAAGCCGCTGAAGGAAGGCGTGAACAAGGAAGAAGCCGAGAAGATCAAGGCCCAGATCGAGAAGGCTGGCGCCAAGGTCGAGCTCAAGTAA
- the rpoB gene encoding DNA-directed RNA polymerase subunit beta, with protein MAQQTFTGRKRVRKFFGHIKEVAEMPNLIEVQKASYDQFLMVDEPQGGRLDEGLQAVFRSVFPISDFSGTSMLEFVRYEFEQPKYDVDECRQRGMTFAAPLKVTLRLIVFDIDEETGAKSVKDIKEQDVYMGDIPLMTMNGTFIVNGTERVIVSQMHRSPGVFFDHDKGKTHSSGKLLFAARVIPYRGSWLDIEFDAKDIVYARIDRRRKIPVTSLMFALGLDGEAILSTFYKKILYKRTKEGWRVPFDANRFRGYSTVNDLIDADTGKVVLEAGKKLTVRAARQLQEKGLKALRLSDEELVGNYLAEDLVNPKTGEIHAEAGEEITDKNMKALNEQGYKELPLLDIDHVNVGPYIRNTLSADKNMTREDALFDIYRVMRPGEPPTLDSAQAMFQSLFFDAERYDLSAVGRVKMNMRLDLDAPDTQRTLRKEDILSVIKTLVDLRDGKGEIDDIDHLGNRRVRSVGELMENQYRIGLLRMERAIKERMSSVDIDTVMPQDLINAKPAAAAVREFFGSSQLSQFMDQTNPLSEITHKRRLSALGPGGLTRERAGFEVRDVHPTHYGRICPIETPEGPNIGLINSLATFARVNKYGFVETPYRKVKDGRVTDEVVYLSAMEEGRYTVAQANVPLDPKGRFTEDLVVCRHAGEVLPVTPDKVDYMDVSPKQLVSVAAALIPFLENDDANRALMGSNMQRQAVPLVRAEAPFVGTGMEGVVARDSGAAIAARRSGVIDQIDATRVVIRATEDLDPTKSGVDIYRLMKYQRSNQSTCINQRPLVKVGDIVKKGDIIADGPSTDLGELALGRNVLVAFMPWNGYNFEDSILLSERIVKEDVFTSIHIEEFEVMARDTKLGPEEITRDIPNVSEEALKNLDEAGIVYIGAEVRAGDILVGKITPKGESPMTPEEKLLRAIFGEKASDVRDTSLRVPPGVQGTIVEVRVFNRHGVDKDERALAIEREEIERLAKDRDDEQAILDRNVYNRLAELLEGRQGIAGPKGFKKDTKITRAVLEEYPKSQWWLFASPNDKLMAEIEAMRKQYDESKKGLEQRFLDKVEKLQRGDELPPGVMKMVKVFVAVKRKIQPGDKMAGRHGNKGVVSKIVPIEDMPFLEDGTHADIVLNPLGVPSRMNVGQILETHLGWACAGLGKRIGQTVDAYLSKQDIKPLKETLKKVYGEDETIKSLNDNELLELGHNLSRGVPIATPVFDGAKEADIEEMLKLAGLDASGQSTVYDGRTGDPFDRKVTVGYIYMLKLHHLVDDKIHARSIGPYSLVTQQPLGGKAQFGGQRFGEMEVWALEAYGAAYTLQEMLTVKSDDVAGRTKVYEAIVRGDDTFEAGIPESFNVLVKEMRSLGLNVDLHNSKMGPAPTSEAAE; from the coding sequence ATGGCGCAGCAGACATTCACCGGTCGCAAACGCGTTCGCAAGTTCTTCGGACACATCAAGGAAGTCGCCGAGATGCCGAACCTCATCGAGGTTCAGAAGGCGTCCTATGACCAGTTCCTGATGGTCGACGAGCCCCAGGGCGGTCGTCTCGACGAGGGTCTGCAGGCGGTGTTCCGCTCGGTGTTCCCGATCTCGGACTTCTCGGGCACCTCGATGCTGGAATTCGTCCGCTACGAGTTCGAGCAGCCGAAATATGACGTCGACGAGTGCCGCCAGCGCGGCATGACCTTCGCGGCGCCCCTCAAGGTGACGCTGCGCCTCATCGTGTTCGATATCGACGAGGAAACCGGCGCGAAGTCGGTCAAGGACATCAAGGAGCAGGACGTCTACATGGGCGACATCCCGCTCATGACGATGAACGGCACCTTCATCGTGAACGGCACCGAGCGCGTCATCGTCTCGCAGATGCACCGTTCGCCCGGCGTGTTCTTCGACCACGACAAGGGCAAGACCCACTCCTCGGGCAAGCTGCTGTTCGCCGCCCGCGTGATCCCGTATCGCGGCTCCTGGCTCGACATCGAGTTCGACGCCAAGGACATCGTCTATGCGCGTATCGACCGTCGCCGCAAGATTCCGGTGACGTCGCTGATGTTCGCCCTCGGCCTCGACGGCGAGGCGATCCTGTCCACGTTCTACAAGAAGATCCTCTACAAGCGGACCAAGGAAGGCTGGCGCGTTCCGTTCGACGCCAACCGTTTCCGCGGCTACTCGACCGTCAACGACCTGATCGATGCCGATACCGGCAAGGTCGTGCTCGAGGCCGGCAAGAAGCTCACCGTCCGTGCCGCCCGCCAGCTCCAGGAGAAGGGGCTGAAGGCGTTGCGTCTGTCGGATGAGGAGCTCGTCGGCAACTATCTCGCCGAGGACCTCGTCAACCCGAAGACGGGTGAGATCCATGCCGAAGCCGGTGAGGAGATCACTGACAAGAACATGAAGGCGCTCAACGAGCAGGGCTACAAGGAGCTGCCGCTGCTCGACATCGACCACGTCAATGTCGGCCCCTACATCCGCAACACGCTCTCGGCCGACAAGAACATGACGCGCGAGGACGCGCTGTTCGACATCTACCGGGTGATGCGTCCGGGCGAGCCGCCGACGCTGGATTCGGCGCAGGCCATGTTCCAGTCGCTGTTCTTCGACGCCGAGCGTTACGACCTCTCCGCGGTCGGCCGCGTCAAGATGAACATGCGCCTCGACCTCGATGCGCCCGACACCCAGCGCACGCTGCGCAAGGAAGACATCCTCTCCGTCATCAAGACGCTGGTTGATCTGCGCGACGGCAAGGGCGAGATCGACGACATCGACCATCTCGGCAACCGCCGTGTGCGTTCGGTCGGCGAGCTCATGGAGAACCAGTACCGCATCGGCCTCCTGCGTATGGAGCGAGCGATCAAGGAGCGCATGTCCTCGGTCGACATTGACACGGTCATGCCGCAGGACCTGATCAACGCGAAGCCCGCGGCCGCCGCCGTGCGCGAGTTCTTCGGCTCCTCGCAGCTCTCGCAGTTCATGGACCAGACCAACCCGCTGTCGGAGATCACCCACAAGCGCCGCCTGTCGGCACTTGGACCGGGCGGTCTGACCCGCGAGCGCGCCGGCTTCGAGGTGCGCGACGTGCATCCGACGCATTACGGCCGCATCTGCCCGATCGAGACGCCGGAAGGTCCGAACATCGGTCTGATCAACTCGCTCGCGACCTTCGCGCGCGTGAACAAGTACGGCTTCGTCGAGACGCCGTATCGCAAGGTCAAGGACGGTCGCGTCACCGACGAGGTCGTGTACCTCTCGGCGATGGAAGAGGGCCGCTACACGGTCGCGCAGGCCAACGTGCCGCTCGACCCGAAGGGCCGCTTCACCGAAGACCTTGTGGTCTGCCGTCACGCCGGCGAAGTCTTGCCGGTGACGCCGGACAAGGTCGACTACATGGACGTGTCGCCGAAGCAGCTCGTCTCCGTCGCCGCGGCGCTGATCCCGTTCCTCGAGAACGACGACGCCAACCGCGCGCTGATGGGCTCGAACATGCAGCGCCAGGCGGTGCCGCTGGTTCGCGCCGAGGCGCCGTTCGTCGGCACCGGTATGGAGGGCGTGGTTGCGCGTGACTCGGGTGCTGCGATCGCGGCGCGCCGTTCGGGCGTGATCGACCAGATCGACGCGACCCGCGTCGTCATCCGCGCCACGGAAGATCTCGATCCGACCAAGTCGGGCGTCGATATCTACCGTCTGATGAAGTACCAGCGCTCCAACCAGTCGACCTGCATCAACCAGCGTCCGCTGGTGAAGGTCGGTGACATCGTCAAGAAGGGCGACATCATCGCCGACGGTCCGTCGACCGATCTCGGCGAGCTCGCGCTCGGCCGCAACGTGCTCGTCGCGTTCATGCCGTGGAACGGCTACAACTTCGAAGACTCGATCCTGCTCTCCGAGCGGATCGTGAAGGAAGACGTCTTCACCTCGATCCACATCGAGGAGTTCGAGGTGATGGCCCGCGACACCAAGCTCGGGCCCGAGGAAATCACCCGCGACATTCCGAACGTCTCGGAAGAAGCGCTGAAGAACCTCGACGAAGCCGGTATCGTCTACATCGGTGCAGAAGTGCGCGCCGGCGACATCCTGGTCGGCAAGATCACGCCGAAGGGCGAAAGCCCGATGACGCCGGAAGAGAAGCTCCTGCGCGCCATCTTCGGCGAGAAGGCTTCCGACGTTCGCGACACCTCGCTGCGCGTTCCTCCGGGCGTGCAGGGCACGATCGTGGAAGTTCGCGTGTTCAACCGTCACGGCGTCGACAAGGACGAGCGTGCGCTGGCGATCGAGCGGGAAGAGATCGAGCGTCTGGCCAAGGACCGCGACGACGAGCAGGCGATCCTGGACCGCAACGTCTACAACCGTCTTGCCGAGCTGCTCGAAGGGCGGCAGGGCATTGCGGGTCCGAAGGGCTTCAAGAAGGACACCAAGATCACCCGTGCGGTGCTCGAGGAGTATCCGAAGTCGCAGTGGTGGCTGTTCGCTTCGCCGAACGACAAGCTGATGGCCGAAATCGAGGCCATGCGGAAGCAGTACGACGAGTCGAAGAAGGGGCTCGAGCAGCGCTTCCTCGACAAGGTCGAGAAGCTCCAGCGCGGCGACGAATTGCCGCCCGGCGTGATGAAGATGGTCAAGGTCTTCGTCGCGGTGAAGCGCAAGATCCAGCCCGGCGACAAGATGGCCGGCCGCCACGGCAACAAGGGCGTGGTGTCGAAGATCGTGCCGATCGAGGACATGCCGTTCCTCGAGGACGGCACGCACGCCGACATCGTGCTCAACCCGCTGGGCGTGCCCTCGCGCATGAACGTCGGACAGATCCTCGAGACCCATCTCGGCTGGGCCTGTGCCGGCCTCGGCAAGCGTATCGGCCAGACGGTCGATGCCTACCTGTCGAAGCAGGACATCAAGCCGCTGAAGGAAACCTTGAAGAAGGTCTACGGCGAGGACGAGACCATCAAGTCGCTCAACGACAACGAGCTGCTTGAGCTTGGCCATAACCTCAGCCGCGGTGTTCCGATCGCGACGCCGGTGTTCGACGGCGCCAAGGAAGCCGACATCGAGGAGATGCTGAAGCTTGCCGGTCTCGACGCTTCGGGTCAGTCGACCGTCTATGACGGCCGCACCGGCGATCCGTTCGATCGCAAGGTGACGGTGGGCTACATCTACATGCTCAAGCTGCACCATCTGGTCGACGACAAGATCCATGCGCGTTCGATCGGTCCGTACTCGCTCGTCACCCAGCAGCCGCTGGGCGGCAAGGCGCAGTTCGGCGGCCAGCGCTTCGGCGAAATGGAGGTGTGGGCGCTCGAGGCTTACGGCGCGGCGTACACGCTCCAGGAAATGCTGACGGTGAAGTCGGACGACGTCGCCGGCCGCACCAAGGTGTACGAGGCGATCGTGCGCGGCGACGACACGTTCGAGGCCGGTATTCCGGAATCGTTCAACGTGCTGGTCAAGGAAATGCGCTCGCTCGGCCTCAACGTCGACCTGCACAACTCCAAGATGGGACCGGCGCCGACGTCCGAAGCGGCCGAGTAA
- the rplJ gene encoding 50S ribosomal protein L10, with product MERAAKKDAVEQLNGVFKTTSVAIVAQYSGLTVAQMQKLRQQMKQAGASVKVSKNRLAKIALEGTDVVAIGPMLKGPTVIATSNDPVAAPKVAIEFAKANEKFVIVGGSMGKTVLNVDGVKALASLPSLDELRGKIVGLLVAPATKIAQLANAPAGKLARVIQAHASKGEAA from the coding sequence GTGGAACGAGCGGCAAAAAAGGACGCGGTCGAACAGCTCAATGGGGTCTTCAAGACCACGAGCGTCGCGATCGTTGCTCAATATTCCGGCCTCACCGTCGCCCAGATGCAGAAGCTGCGCCAGCAGATGAAGCAGGCGGGTGCATCGGTGAAGGTCTCGAAGAACCGTCTCGCCAAAATTGCTCTTGAAGGCACTGACGTCGTTGCCATCGGCCCCATGCTGAAGGGACCGACCGTGATCGCCACTTCGAACGATCCGGTAGCGGCGCCAAAGGTCGCCATCGAATTCGCCAAGGCGAACGAAAAGTTCGTCATCGTCGGCGGCTCGATGGGGAAGACCGTCCTGAATGTCGACGGCGTGAAGGCGCTTGCCTCGCTGCCGTCGCTTGACGAACTGCGCGGCAAGATCGTCGGCCTGCTTGTGGCCCCGGCGACCAAGATCGCTCAGCTCGCCAACGCGCCCGCGGGCAAGCTCGCGCGCGTCATCCAGGCTCATGCCTCAAAGGGCGAAGCGGCCTGA
- a CDS encoding 2-hydroxyacid dehydrogenase, with protein MADKVLIYSRFPKSMMARFAERFELLDTGGKKATEVFPPEALGGIRALLTAGGSPLGAEAMDLFPKLGAIVCYGTGYDGVDLKAAAVRNVAVGHSPGANAASVADIAMTLMLATTRRILVADQYVRSGDWAASKQSPMMRPQAGMPGRRIGVYGMGEIGRKIAARCAAFESEVGYFSRTKYDLPYQYFPSLEALADWCSVLMIAVRAGAETQHVVNADILGRLGADGYVVNISRGSVIDEKALVAALTDKTIAGAGLDVFEKEPHAPDALTAFPNVVFAPHIGGHTLDSHVAMQNCVLANLTAFFEGQPLPYAVKSA; from the coding sequence ATGGCTGACAAGGTCCTGATCTACTCGCGCTTTCCCAAGTCGATGATGGCGCGCTTCGCCGAGCGGTTCGAGCTGCTCGACACCGGCGGCAAGAAGGCAACGGAGGTGTTTCCGCCCGAAGCGCTCGGGGGCATCCGCGCGCTGCTCACCGCGGGCGGCTCGCCGCTGGGAGCGGAAGCGATGGATTTGTTTCCGAAGCTCGGCGCCATCGTCTGCTACGGCACGGGCTATGACGGCGTCGACCTGAAGGCGGCGGCAGTGCGCAACGTAGCGGTCGGCCACAGCCCGGGTGCCAATGCGGCTTCCGTCGCCGACATCGCGATGACCCTGATGCTGGCGACGACCCGGCGGATTTTGGTGGCCGACCAATATGTCCGCAGCGGCGATTGGGCGGCCTCGAAGCAGTCGCCGATGATGCGTCCGCAGGCCGGCATGCCCGGCCGCCGCATCGGCGTCTACGGCATGGGCGAGATCGGCCGCAAGATCGCGGCGCGCTGCGCCGCCTTCGAGAGCGAGGTCGGCTATTTCAGTCGCACCAAATACGATTTGCCTTATCAATATTTCCCGTCGCTGGAGGCGCTCGCCGACTGGTGCAGCGTTCTGATGATCGCGGTCCGGGCAGGGGCCGAGACCCAGCACGTCGTCAATGCGGACATTCTGGGCCGCCTCGGCGCGGACGGCTATGTCGTCAACATCTCCCGCGGCTCGGTCATCGACGAGAAGGCCCTGGTCGCGGCGCTCACCGACAAGACCATCGCCGGCGCCGGTCTCGACGTCTTCGAGAAGGAGCCGCACGCGCCCGACGCGCTGACCGCGTTCCCGAACGTCGTGTTCGCCCCCCATATCGGCGGCCATACCCTGGACTCGCACGTCGCCATGCAGAATTGCGTGCTGGCGAACCTGACCGCGTTCTTCGAAGGCCAGCCGCTCCCTTACGCGGTCAAATCGGCCTGA